The following proteins come from a genomic window of Gynuella sunshinyii YC6258:
- a CDS encoding type IV secretory system conjugative DNA transfer family protein gives MSRINENLTEDIRGYFGATGSGKTYRIKKDLGSAPRVLVYDIKGTFGPSNGFEAFTDRGAFLNAVRSSNQARYSFHDPSCHYFDWFCELARHQADARRMTEIVIDELGPVSTPGKAQGHWHWLISIGRTYGIKIKAGAQRPSEIDKTLMGNLNGMFVGRVQRDKDAAYLSAETGIPQMDILNLRGAPHYEHFLWAGRGRYKKAGK, from the coding sequence GTGAGTCGAATCAATGAAAACTTAACAGAAGATATTCGGGGGTATTTTGGGGCCACTGGGTCAGGTAAGACTTACCGGATTAAAAAAGATCTCGGGTCAGCACCTCGTGTCCTGGTGTATGACATTAAAGGCACATTTGGGCCATCGAATGGGTTTGAGGCATTCACAGATCGAGGGGCGTTTTTGAATGCGGTTCGTTCAAGCAATCAAGCGCGCTATTCATTTCATGACCCCAGTTGCCACTATTTTGACTGGTTCTGTGAGTTGGCTAGACATCAAGCGGATGCCCGTAGAATGACAGAGATTGTCATTGATGAGCTTGGGCCAGTATCGACACCGGGGAAAGCGCAGGGACATTGGCACTGGCTGATCAGTATAGGCCGTACCTATGGGATAAAAATCAAAGCAGGTGCTCAGCGTCCATCCGAAATTGATAAAACCCTTATGGGTAACCTGAATGGGATGTTTGTAGGAAGGGTGCAGCGGGATAAGGATGCTGCTTACTTATCCGCTGAAACGGGTATTCCTCAAATGGACATATTGAACCTGAGAGGGGCACCTCATTATGAGCATTTCTTATGGGCTGGACGGGGCCGATATAAAAAAGCAGGTAAGTAA
- a CDS encoding major capsid protein P2 produces the protein MRPLRKLDSFSGVAPGETATMRIQPGPRYDDIIIKTNLSPDKIESVSLVLNTEDMFGGGLSGKELHMLSKYIKIEVGSSGPTYFYRLPLSMKGAVLRDSMLSTGLPTGGTDDIILKVKIAESAQAPTLKALARTSPNPGRRNFIRSFKRYYVPAAAAGKVEFTTMNKGPRLLTAHCKATGIKGIEVEADHVKIYEALADEQVFILKDGQFPRVPQTGYYHFDPVAEGYPILDSMPTTANSLVFRFDVSQGNQQIEMLCEVLEPKVAVWTSSEAPATSKTRSSRSVGRR, from the coding sequence ATGCGTCCATTACGAAAGCTTGATTCATTTTCTGGCGTGGCTCCGGGTGAAACAGCAACTATGCGAATTCAACCGGGTCCGCGTTATGATGATATCATCATTAAAACCAATCTATCACCGGACAAAATAGAGTCCGTTTCTTTGGTGCTCAATACTGAAGATATGTTTGGTGGTGGGTTGTCTGGTAAAGAGCTACATATGCTCTCTAAGTACATCAAAATTGAGGTTGGGTCTTCAGGTCCGACTTACTTTTATCGTTTGCCACTTTCGATGAAAGGTGCCGTGCTGCGCGATTCAATGTTATCGACAGGACTGCCAACCGGTGGCACGGATGACATCATCTTAAAGGTGAAAATTGCGGAGAGCGCGCAGGCTCCGACACTGAAGGCCTTAGCGAGAACATCACCTAATCCAGGTCGGCGTAACTTTATCCGGTCATTTAAGCGTTATTACGTACCTGCGGCAGCGGCGGGAAAGGTTGAGTTTACGACCATGAACAAAGGACCGCGATTGTTAACCGCTCACTGCAAAGCCACCGGTATCAAAGGCATAGAAGTGGAGGCGGATCATGTCAAGATTTATGAAGCGCTGGCAGATGAGCAAGTATTCATTTTGAAGGATGGACAGTTTCCTCGTGTTCCTCAGACTGGCTATTACCACTTTGACCCGGTAGCAGAAGGCTATCCTATTTTGGATTCCATGCCGACAACCGCCAACAGCTTGGTATTTCGTTTTGATGTCAGTCAGGGCAATCAGCAAATTGAAATGCTGTGTGAAGTACTTGAGCCCAAAGTGGCGGTGTGGACCAGCAGTGAAGCGCCGGCAACCAGTAAAACACGTTCTTCACGTTCTGTTGGTCGTCGCTAA
- the cysG gene encoding siroheme synthase CysG, giving the protein MKFLPIFLKVQSYSCLIIGGGHVAARKAELVMKAGGRVEVCAPEMDARFQHLAQQYEGLLTLTTMTVEADQLSAILEQRQLVVAATDNDELNAQIAGVCQQHSILCNVVDDGEAGSFIFPAIIDRDPVLAAVSSSGQAPVLTRLLRGRIEASVPAAFGLLGRLATRYRARVKQELPNISRRRAFWEKVLTGAVAELVFSGEQTQAETLLERQLQAAKADSREIGEVYLVGAGPGDPDLLTFKALRLMQQADIVFYDALVSQPILDLVKRDAELIHVGKRRSNHTLPQHDINRLLIEHALQGRRVLRLKGGDPFIFGRGGEEIEGLMEHQIPFQVVPGITAASGCASYSGIPLTHRDYSQSVRFITGHLKDGTLNLPWQEFVHANQTLVFYMGLNGLHIICQQLITHGRDAETPIALISKGTTPEQKVITGTLATMPAQLEQQIVHAPTLIIIGEVVRLRSRLGWDSMPDTE; this is encoded by the coding sequence ATGAAATTTCTACCGATTTTCTTAAAAGTACAATCTTATTCATGTCTCATAATTGGTGGCGGCCATGTAGCGGCCCGCAAAGCCGAACTGGTGATGAAAGCCGGTGGTCGGGTTGAAGTCTGTGCGCCGGAGATGGATGCCCGGTTTCAGCATCTGGCGCAGCAATATGAAGGGTTGCTGACCTTAACGACCATGACTGTTGAGGCTGATCAGCTATCGGCCATTCTCGAACAACGGCAACTGGTTGTGGCGGCAACGGATAACGATGAGTTGAATGCGCAGATTGCCGGCGTCTGTCAACAGCATTCCATACTGTGCAATGTGGTCGATGACGGCGAAGCCGGCAGTTTTATATTTCCAGCCATTATTGATCGTGATCCAGTGCTGGCGGCGGTCTCCAGCAGCGGTCAGGCGCCAGTGCTGACTCGGTTGCTCAGGGGACGGATAGAAGCCTCTGTCCCGGCAGCATTCGGGCTGTTGGGGCGTCTGGCAACCCGCTATCGGGCCCGGGTCAAACAGGAATTGCCGAATATCAGCCGTCGGCGCGCATTCTGGGAAAAGGTGCTCACGGGAGCGGTGGCCGAGCTGGTATTCAGTGGCGAACAGACGCAGGCGGAAACCCTGTTAGAGCGACAGCTTCAGGCAGCCAAAGCCGATAGCCGTGAGATAGGGGAAGTGTATTTGGTTGGCGCCGGTCCGGGTGACCCGGATTTGTTGACATTCAAGGCACTTCGTTTGATGCAGCAGGCAGATATCGTGTTCTACGATGCACTGGTCTCGCAACCGATTCTGGATCTGGTAAAGCGTGATGCCGAACTGATTCATGTTGGCAAGCGTCGTTCCAATCACACTTTGCCACAGCATGACATCAATCGCTTATTGATTGAGCATGCGTTGCAAGGCCGAAGGGTATTGCGACTGAAAGGTGGAGATCCGTTTATTTTTGGCCGGGGTGGCGAAGAAATTGAAGGCTTGATGGAGCATCAGATTCCGTTCCAGGTGGTACCCGGTATCACCGCTGCCAGTGGTTGTGCGAGTTATTCCGGGATTCCGTTGACCCACCGCGATTACTCTCAATCTGTCAGGTTTATTACCGGTCACCTCAAAGACGGTACTTTGAATTTACCCTGGCAGGAGTTCGTGCATGCCAATCAAACACTGGTGTTTTACATGGGGCTGAACGGATTGCATATCATTTGTCAGCAGCTGATAACCCATGGCCGAGATGCCGAGACACCTATTGCTCTGATATCGAAAGGTACCACGCCGGAACAAAAGGTTATTACCGGAACGCTGGCAACCATGCCAGCACAACTTGAACAGCAGATTGTTCATGCGCCGACGTTGATTATTATCGGTGAAGTGGTACGCCTGCGCAGCCGGCTTGGCTGGGATTCCATGCCGGATACTGAATGA
- a CDS encoding HEPN domain-containing protein has translation MTEEVATMPAMKTTLDHLPLDKQEQLRHAVDIIVQAVQPCMLILFGSYARGDWVDHLEEDRVHYRYQSDMDILAIAKNKVQARKIEFKTSLSNRLMREVKTPVSLIAEEIYFVNAQLAKGQYFYVDIYREGILLHDTGKLELVEPKELPLPERKIEAQKHFDHWLKAAKEDLMMYEAATERKLHNKAAFSLHQVTERLYSMILLVFTHYKPKLHDLEKLRTLTGSIEPEFLSVFPQSTPFEQNCFELLRQAYVDSRYNPTYYITTEQLEWLADRINHLQKLAEKHCRAKIEHLG, from the coding sequence ATGACCGAAGAAGTTGCTACGATGCCGGCCATGAAAACAACACTTGACCACCTCCCCCTCGATAAACAAGAGCAACTGCGCCATGCGGTTGACATCATTGTGCAAGCCGTTCAACCCTGCATGCTGATTTTATTCGGCAGTTATGCCCGTGGCGACTGGGTGGACCATCTCGAAGAGGACCGTGTCCATTACCGCTATCAAAGCGATATGGATATTCTTGCCATTGCCAAAAACAAAGTACAGGCTCGCAAGATTGAGTTTAAAACCTCCCTGAGCAATCGTTTGATGCGGGAAGTCAAAACGCCGGTCAGCCTGATTGCGGAAGAGATTTACTTTGTGAATGCCCAGTTAGCCAAAGGCCAGTATTTCTATGTCGATATCTACCGCGAGGGCATCCTGTTGCACGATACCGGCAAGCTGGAGCTGGTAGAGCCAAAAGAACTGCCTCTGCCTGAACGGAAAATAGAGGCGCAAAAGCATTTTGATCATTGGCTAAAGGCTGCAAAAGAAGACTTAATGATGTATGAGGCAGCTACTGAGAGAAAACTGCACAACAAGGCAGCTTTTTCGTTGCATCAGGTCACAGAGCGCCTGTATTCCATGATTCTGCTGGTGTTTACCCATTACAAACCCAAACTCCATGATCTTGAAAAGCTACGCACCTTAACCGGCAGCATAGAACCGGAATTCTTATCTGTATTTCCGCAAAGCACGCCCTTTGAGCAAAACTGCTTTGAGCTGTTGCGGCAGGCTTATGTGGATTCCCGTTATAACCCCACTTATTACATCACCACCGAGCAGTTGGAGTGGCTGGCAGACCGAATTAATCACCTCCAGAAGTTAGCCGAAAAACATTGCCGCGCCAAAATCGAGCATTTGGGCTGA
- a CDS encoding HamA C-terminal domain-containing protein, giving the protein MELSIKSREFLDSFDHINSKVLDKYGKNKLDLFVLKINANEFDYNSLSNRLTDPVIEYSLSRKVRERYSDRPGTLSRKAREKFLDYLKNKGELGELLLYCFLETHLNAPKILSKLELKTSTGHYVNGADGVHFLKLDDGNYQLIFGESKTIKSLTTALTDAFKSIDEFKRCINAKGDEKSGLPYEKALVSDNLEKEEYNDEEADFIRSIIYPKRDNNFEVDDAFGIFVGYEISISAEDKRLPNSGFRLKIQDQVKSEVEKSFEHIKNKIEDHKLSGHHFYIYVLPFTNLEDSRQKIQKEITA; this is encoded by the coding sequence ATGGAACTAAGTATCAAAAGCAGGGAATTTCTGGATAGCTTTGACCATATAAATTCGAAGGTGCTGGATAAGTATGGAAAAAATAAGCTGGATTTGTTTGTGCTAAAAATAAATGCAAATGAGTTTGACTATAACTCGTTATCAAATCGTTTAACTGACCCAGTTATAGAATATTCTTTGTCAAGAAAGGTACGAGAGCGTTATTCTGATCGCCCCGGAACACTGTCCAGGAAGGCCAGAGAAAAGTTTCTGGATTATCTTAAGAATAAGGGTGAATTAGGCGAGCTTCTTTTGTATTGCTTCCTCGAAACTCATTTAAACGCTCCTAAAATTCTTTCCAAATTAGAACTAAAAACATCCACGGGTCATTACGTGAACGGTGCGGATGGTGTGCATTTTTTAAAACTGGATGATGGAAATTATCAGCTTATTTTTGGTGAGTCCAAAACGATTAAATCCCTGACAACAGCATTAACCGATGCCTTCAAGTCAATTGATGAATTCAAAAGGTGTATTAACGCCAAGGGCGATGAGAAGAGCGGTTTGCCGTACGAAAAAGCTCTAGTGAGCGACAATTTGGAGAAAGAGGAATATAATGATGAAGAAGCAGATTTTATCCGTTCAATCATTTACCCAAAACGGGATAATAACTTTGAGGTAGATGATGCGTTCGGAATATTTGTTGGTTATGAAATTTCTATAAGCGCGGAAGATAAGCGCCTTCCCAATTCAGGGTTTCGTCTTAAGATTCAAGATCAGGTTAAGTCTGAAGTTGAAAAATCTTTTGAACACATAAAAAATAAAATCGAAGACCACAAACTCTCAGGTCATCACTTCTATATATACGTTTTGCCGTTTACAAATTTAGAAGATAGCCGCCAAAAAATTCAAAAAGAGATCACAGCATGA
- a CDS encoding DUF2971 domain-containing protein, whose protein sequence is MPKKIYRYQPFNALSLDALCHDQLYFSEPNQFNDPLDCKPAVINDSDKSTLRNILIALIEKRVTGEITNSLKAAKVDGEKAQTHAHRQGKQEADNEIRNIAYHATNPDYEVSIEEAECNLLTYAIQAELFKQNNRGVCCLSEEYNNPLLWSHYGDQHKGFCVGYSLDRNPKPKINKVDYGGERTVPTSLIAKAILHQDDQAKGFLDGQMFLRKAKPWQYEKEWRVFDRIGLQDSPLKLEEINFGLRCPDAVIHAVVEALKARDIKFYSMYSVWKTFELDRTDDLGELRASLPRTSRSGIEIFGDPKDNY, encoded by the coding sequence ATGCCAAAGAAAATATATCGTTACCAGCCATTTAATGCGCTTTCTCTTGATGCGCTGTGCCATGACCAGCTCTATTTCTCAGAACCGAATCAATTCAATGACCCGTTGGACTGCAAGCCAGCGGTTATCAATGATTCAGATAAATCAACTCTCAGGAATATCCTAATAGCACTGATCGAAAAGCGGGTTACAGGAGAAATCACCAATTCATTAAAAGCTGCCAAAGTCGACGGCGAGAAGGCTCAAACCCACGCTCACAGACAGGGAAAACAGGAGGCAGATAATGAAATTAGGAATATCGCCTATCATGCGACTAACCCTGATTATGAGGTTAGCATTGAAGAGGCTGAGTGTAATCTGCTTACTTATGCTATTCAGGCAGAGCTATTCAAGCAAAATAATCGCGGTGTCTGTTGTCTTTCCGAAGAATATAATAACCCTTTACTCTGGAGCCATTACGGCGATCAGCACAAAGGTTTTTGCGTAGGGTATTCTCTGGATAGAAATCCAAAACCTAAAATCAATAAAGTTGACTATGGGGGAGAGCGAACAGTCCCAACCAGCTTGATTGCTAAAGCTATATTACATCAAGACGATCAAGCTAAGGGTTTTTTGGATGGACAAATGTTTCTGAGAAAAGCGAAGCCATGGCAATACGAAAAAGAATGGCGAGTATTTGATCGTATCGGTTTGCAGGATTCTCCTCTAAAGCTCGAAGAGATAAATTTTGGTCTTCGTTGCCCTGATGCCGTTATTCACGCAGTCGTTGAGGCACTTAAAGCAAGAGATATTAAGTTTTATAGCATGTACTCTGTTTGGAAGACCTTTGAGCTAGACCGGACTGATGACTTGGGTGAGCTGCGGGCGTCTCTACCAAGAACATCTCGATCTGGTATCGAAATATTTGGCGATCCAAAAGATAACTATTGA
- a CDS encoding RICIN domain-containing protein, whose amino-acid sequence MNETTALLPSSLSRLIATSALAITATVAAIPSIADTSDFRGMNWARLGDNFTSDQLVLQGLNINDSYSTIYTKASAIYGDMSSTMGINTVRLPVNPATVSDTTWWSNYRATIDAATNRGFKVILTYWEDGSNSGGKVSDMSTWNTMWSTIVNTYAGNNLVYFEPMNEPHGYSSSQWRDIAADWLNSYNSAPINRVLIDGVGYAQDVTDICNDSRFDGSLLSLHHYAFFYGENDYWGWRNHFEARQSSCYDRVVVTEFGAPMDTGLNYMATEYSDNFIAHIRAVTGSMHDRKIGSVYWPAAGGKITDGRGDYDYYSMFAISGTNSDMCLSARNVSGAQRVMFGWGDTNPTVTDGCDDNSGIISGKAYYIQNRNSGMCLRTLNGSTADATSIVQYSCGTDDVEKWIVSTIGNNQYTIVQAASGKSADINGASTENGANNIIWPRNSGNNQKWRIEPQGNGYVHIVNVNSGLLLDINGASTADNGNNIQWPENGGANQDWTFIVAD is encoded by the coding sequence ATGAACGAGACAACTGCTTTATTACCGTCCTCTCTTTCACGTCTGATAGCAACCTCGGCACTGGCAATCACTGCCACGGTTGCAGCCATTCCTTCAATAGCCGATACCAGTGACTTTCGCGGTATGAACTGGGCACGCCTGGGCGATAACTTTACCTCCGACCAGCTCGTACTCCAGGGGCTTAACATTAACGACAGCTACAGCACCATCTACACTAAAGCCAGCGCCATTTATGGCGACATGAGTTCTACAATGGGTATCAATACCGTCCGCCTGCCGGTCAATCCTGCGACTGTCAGCGATACCACGTGGTGGAGCAACTATCGCGCCACCATTGACGCTGCCACCAACCGGGGCTTCAAAGTGATTCTCACCTATTGGGAAGACGGTTCAAACTCGGGTGGAAAAGTTTCAGACATGAGCACCTGGAACACCATGTGGTCAACCATCGTCAACACCTATGCCGGCAACAACCTGGTCTACTTCGAACCAATGAATGAACCTCATGGTTACAGCTCTTCGCAGTGGCGGGATATTGCCGCCGATTGGTTGAATAGCTACAACTCGGCTCCCATAAACCGCGTCTTGATAGATGGTGTCGGCTATGCCCAGGACGTGACAGATATCTGCAACGACAGCCGTTTTGATGGATCGCTGCTGTCATTGCATCACTATGCCTTTTTCTACGGCGAAAACGACTACTGGGGCTGGCGCAATCATTTCGAAGCCCGCCAGAGCAGCTGCTATGACCGGGTGGTCGTGACAGAGTTTGGAGCGCCCATGGACACTGGTCTGAACTATATGGCCACAGAATACAGCGACAACTTCATTGCTCATATTCGGGCCGTCACCGGCAGCATGCATGATCGGAAAATCGGCAGCGTCTACTGGCCGGCCGCTGGCGGGAAAATCACCGATGGCAGAGGTGATTATGATTACTATTCGATGTTTGCCATCAGCGGTACCAACAGCGACATGTGCCTGTCGGCTCGTAACGTCTCCGGCGCCCAACGGGTTATGTTTGGCTGGGGGGATACCAACCCAACAGTTACAGACGGTTGTGACGATAACAGCGGGATCATCAGCGGCAAAGCCTACTACATTCAAAACCGTAACAGCGGCATGTGCCTGCGCACTCTGAACGGCTCGACTGCCGATGCCACCAGCATCGTGCAATACTCCTGCGGTACCGATGACGTGGAGAAATGGATCGTCAGCACCATTGGCAACAACCAATACACCATTGTTCAGGCCGCCAGCGGCAAATCCGCCGACATCAATGGCGCTTCCACTGAAAATGGTGCCAACAACATCATCTGGCCCCGCAACAGCGGTAACAACCAAAAATGGCGCATAGAGCCTCAAGGCAACGGATATGTCCACATCGTCAACGTCAACAGTGGACTGTTGCTCGACATCAACGGTGCCTCAACGGCCGACAACGGCAACAACATCCAATGGCCCGAAAATGGTGGGGCTAACCAGGACTGGACGTTTATAGTGGCGGATTAA
- a CDS encoding DEAD/DEAH box helicase — protein sequence MSFFDKLSAEVLKDEYFIDLFIKAEMLSASGFFGTEKIILGAKEYVDLLRFADILSRAKNFEAQNKAYKTVSLLIDDYKSDDLFKRFAHSIFVKLGNFPAIRFLEDNDLGSDDNSIELVFEKSLKEIYQKSRSKNLIFTDEQYEIFSNLKNSNHYSFSGPTSLGKSFIIKEFIRYLIEENNCNENIVILVPTRALINQTLLQLKKEFYDIETYKILSHPTVPESFRSGEKKFIFIFTPERLTAYLAEFSNPKIGYLFIDEAQKITSPNDTRSPLYYHAILQAERKSIKLYFASPNIPNPEVFLQLFEKSAEEAKSVKSSPVSQNRYFLDFLDKRCLMFSDVADEQNVNVDFSDDDFYTWVKRLSKRDASIIYCNTKSDTVEYALKFSKTLPDKEDNRIDEVISVIEEHLHKKYFLIDCLKKGVAFHFGSLPQRIRERVEQLFSDRGIDFVFCTSTLLEGVNLPAKNIFILNNAIGLTKFSDIDFWNLAGRAGRLTQELSGNIICTRIEDKKYRWKNPEKDLDVVKNRQIKPIEPLVNSGRGNFYKNIEASLSGKEFTKKSATANEINIWNHYANIALIHEIRSDESPLRSNFLERNDNAKVVLQKLKKETLVPEKILSSYSMIKSKYQNHIFQSEDLASKKLSSNISYESVLEKLELLCDFYSWETEEVTGRKKLLPSRDILKYYAVLMANWMDSQPLSWMISNSIKYHEKTGVIWEDNQSVPFNSKSQKHINIVINNLISDVDNILRFKLKNYFSNYYDILAEKLGDKNAGENWGEFLEYGTNDWRIIELQNIGIPRHLANFLLENHSEFFVFEGGSLLSIRKESLIEAMDENSPEFKELVEVI from the coding sequence ATGAGTTTTTTTGACAAACTATCGGCAGAAGTATTGAAAGATGAGTATTTTATAGACTTGTTCATAAAGGCAGAGATGTTGTCTGCGTCAGGATTTTTTGGCACAGAAAAAATCATTCTAGGTGCTAAGGAATATGTTGATTTATTGCGATTTGCAGACATTCTTTCGCGCGCAAAAAATTTTGAGGCACAAAATAAAGCCTATAAAACAGTGAGCCTCTTGATTGATGACTATAAGAGCGACGACCTCTTTAAGAGATTTGCTCACTCTATTTTTGTCAAGCTTGGAAACTTCCCAGCAATAAGGTTTTTAGAAGACAATGATTTAGGTTCTGATGATAATTCGATTGAACTTGTTTTTGAGAAAAGTCTTAAGGAGATATATCAGAAATCTCGTAGCAAAAACCTGATCTTCACCGATGAACAATATGAGATTTTTAGCAATCTAAAGAACAGTAACCATTACAGCTTTTCAGGGCCAACATCCTTAGGAAAGTCTTTTATTATTAAAGAGTTTATAAGGTATTTGATAGAGGAGAATAATTGCAATGAAAATATCGTCATCCTTGTTCCAACAAGAGCATTGATAAATCAAACTTTGCTACAGTTAAAAAAGGAATTCTATGATATTGAGACCTATAAAATCCTTTCTCACCCAACTGTTCCCGAATCTTTTAGATCTGGAGAAAAAAAGTTTATTTTTATTTTTACGCCGGAGCGATTAACAGCATATCTGGCGGAATTTAGTAATCCTAAAATTGGGTATTTATTCATTGACGAGGCGCAAAAAATCACGTCCCCAAATGATACAAGAAGTCCGCTATATTATCATGCAATTCTACAAGCCGAAAGAAAGAGTATTAAGCTCTATTTTGCATCGCCTAATATCCCTAATCCAGAAGTGTTCCTACAGCTTTTTGAGAAGAGTGCAGAGGAAGCAAAAAGTGTAAAAAGTTCTCCGGTTTCTCAGAATAGATACTTTTTAGATTTTCTTGATAAGCGTTGTTTAATGTTTTCGGATGTAGCGGATGAGCAAAATGTAAATGTTGATTTCAGTGATGATGATTTTTATACGTGGGTCAAACGTTTAAGCAAGCGTGATGCAAGTATCATATACTGTAATACAAAGAGCGACACCGTTGAATATGCCTTGAAATTCTCAAAAACTTTGCCAGATAAAGAGGATAATCGGATTGATGAAGTTATATCCGTTATCGAGGAGCATCTGCATAAAAAATATTTTCTAATTGATTGCCTTAAAAAGGGTGTGGCTTTCCATTTTGGAAGCCTTCCGCAAAGAATACGAGAAAGGGTTGAGCAGCTTTTTTCCGATAGAGGCATAGATTTTGTATTTTGTACCTCAACATTACTAGAGGGCGTTAATCTTCCGGCTAAAAATATTTTCATACTTAACAATGCTATTGGCCTAACCAAATTTTCTGATATTGACTTTTGGAATTTGGCTGGCCGTGCTGGAAGATTAACACAAGAGCTTTCAGGCAACATTATATGTACTCGGATTGAAGACAAGAAATACAGATGGAAGAACCCTGAAAAAGACTTAGACGTAGTAAAAAACAGACAAATAAAGCCTATAGAGCCTTTAGTGAACTCAGGACGAGGGAATTTTTATAAGAATATTGAAGCGTCTCTTTCAGGAAAAGAATTTACGAAAAAATCGGCTACTGCAAACGAAATAAATATTTGGAATCACTATGCGAATATCGCTCTAATTCATGAAATTCGTTCAGACGAATCTCCTTTAAGGTCAAATTTTCTAGAAAGGAATGATAACGCGAAGGTTGTTTTACAAAAATTGAAGAAGGAAACATTGGTTCCTGAAAAGATTCTTTCGTCATATTCAATGATTAAATCTAAATATCAAAATCACATTTTTCAAAGCGAAGATTTGGCATCTAAAAAATTGTCATCAAATATCAGCTATGAATCTGTCTTAGAAAAGTTGGAGCTTTTGTGTGATTTTTATTCATGGGAAACGGAAGAAGTGACAGGCAGAAAAAAGCTCCTTCCTTCAAGAGATATTCTAAAATACTACGCAGTGCTCATGGCTAACTGGATGGACTCGCAGCCTTTAAGCTGGATGATTTCTAACTCGATAAAATATCATGAAAAAACCGGAGTGATTTGGGAAGATAATCAATCAGTGCCGTTTAATTCGAAGAGCCAAAAGCACATTAATATAGTCATCAATAATCTTATATCCGATGTCGATAATATTCTTAGGTTTAAATTGAAGAATTATTTTAGTAATTATTATGACATATTGGCGGAGAAATTAGGCGACAAAAACGCTGGTGAAAATTGGGGCGAGTTTCTCGAATATGGCACGAATGACTGGCGTATAATTGAATTACAAAACATCGGAATTCCAAGACATTTGGCCAACTTTCTACTTGAAAACCACAGTGAGTTTTTTGTTTTTGAGGGTGGTTCGTTGTTAAGCATCAGAAAAGAATCCTTGATAGAAGCGATGGATGAAAACTCTCCTGAATTTAAAGAGTTGGTGGAGGTAATTTAG